One region of Carassius auratus strain Wakin unplaced genomic scaffold, ASM336829v1 scaf_tig00038819, whole genome shotgun sequence genomic DNA includes:
- the LOC113083559 gene encoding B-cell receptor CD22-like has translation MVPSLITSLPLILVIMTAGVDGQQYLTVNYSPSYVCALKESTVNLSCTVKYPHDHELKTVFWTKPAVTDGDPPNLCSDPEKRGRVQCDSEDKDTYSITLTSVTEADKHIYNCRFTTDRGRWTGIPGAQLDVTDLQVETEQSVKETDSVTLTCKSSCSLPQQTTFIWFRNTEIITTGIITRNQLQLQSVSRDDSGNYQCAVSGEEHLISPPVFVKVRSGDGQQDWGVSYSPSYVCALKGSTVNLSCTVKYPHDHELKTVFWTKPAVTDGDPPNLCSDPEKRGRVQCDSEYNDTCRITLTSVTEADKHIYNCRFTTDRGRWTGIPGAQLDVTDLQVETEQSVKETDSVTLTCKSSCSLPQQTTFIWFRNTEILTTGIITRNQLQLQSVSRDDSGNYQCAVSGEEHLISPPVFLKVRSGDGQQDWGVSYSPSYVCALKGSTVNLSCTVKYPHDHELKTVFWTKPAVTDGDPPNLCSDPEKRGRVQCDSEYNDTCRITLTSVTEADKHIYNCKFTTNTERGRWTGVPGVQLDVTDLQVETEQSVKETDSVTLTCKSSCSLPQKTTFIWFRNTQILTTRIIRENQLQLQSVSLHDSGNYQCAVSGEEHLISPPVYLQVGYPPKSVSVSISPSEIVEGDSVTLICSSDSNPPALNFSWFKENQSSAVGSGQSFIISSFNSRHSGRYYCETQNQHGSQRSASVSVSVKGFQRAALYTVTGIVVGCGGFIFIIIIIIIIIIVFIR, from the exons ATGGTGCCGTCACTCATAACATCTCTTCCTCTGATCTTGGTGATCATGACTGCGG GGGTTGATGGTCAGCAGTATTTGACAGTGAATTACAGTCCTTCATATGTTTGTGCATTAAAGGAGTCAACAGTGAATCTCTCCTGTACTGTAAAATATCCTCATGATCATGAGCTCAAAACAGTCTTCTGGACCAAACCTGCTGTAACTGATGGAGATCCACCGAACCTGTGTTCAGACCCAGAAAAGAGAGGAAGAGTTCAGTGTGACAGTGAAGATAAAGACACTTACAGCATCACTTTGACGAGTGTAACAGAAGCAGATAAACACATCTACAACTGCAGATTCACTACAGACAGAGGAAGATGGACAGGGATTCCTGGAGCTCAGCTGGACGTCACAG ATCTGCAGGTGGAGACTGAGCAGAGTGTGAAAGAGACAGATTCAGTCACTCTGACATGTAAAAGCAGCTGCTCTCTGCCTCAACAAACAACATTCATCTGGTTCAGAAACACAGAGATAATAACTACAGGAATCATCACAAGGAATCAGCTTCAGCTGCAGTCAGTCAGTCGTGATGATTCAGGAAACTATCAGTGTGCTGTTTCAGGAGAGGAACATCTGATCTCTCCACCTGTTTTTGTTAAAGTAAGAT cGGGTGATGGTCAGCAGGATTGGGGAGTGAGTTACAGTCCTTCATATGTTTGTGCATTAAAGGGGTCAACAGTGAATCTTTCCTGTACTGTAAAATATCCTCATGATCATGAGCTCAAAACAGTCTTCTGGACCAAACCTGCTGTAACTGATGGAGATCCACCGAACCTGTGTTCAGACCCAGAAAAGAGAGGAAGAGTTCAGTGTGACAGTGAATATAATGACACTTGCAGAATCACTTTGACGAGTGTAACAGAAGCAGATAAACACATCTACAACTGCAGATTCACTACAGACAGAGGAAGATGGACAGGGATTCCTGGAGCTCAGCTGGACGTCACAG ATCTGCAGGTGGAGACTGAGCAGAGTGTGAAAGAGACAGATTCAGTCACTCTGACATGTAAAAGCAGCTGCTCTCTGCCTCAACAAACAACATTCATCTGGTTCAGAAACACAGAGATATTAACTACAGGAATCATCACAAGGAATCAGCTTCAGCTGCAGTCAGTCAGTCGTGATGATTCAGGAAACTATCAGTGTGCTGTTTCAGGAGAGGAACACCTGATCTCTCCACCTGTTTTTCTTAAAGTAAGAT cGGGTGATGGTCAGCAGGATTGGGGAGTGAGTTACAGTCCTTCATATGTTTGTGCATTAAAGGGGTCAACAGTGAATCTCTCCTGTACTGTAAAATATCCTCATGATCATGAGCTCAAAACAGTCTTCTGGACCAAACCTGCTGTAACTGATGGAGATCCACCGAACCTGTGTTCAGACCCAGAAAAGAGAGGAAGAGTTCAGTGTGACAGTGAATATAATGACACTTGCAGAATCACTTTGACGAGTGTAACAGAAGCAGATAAACACATCTACAACTGCAAATTCACTACAAACACTGAGAGAGGAAGATGGACGGGGGTTCCTGGAGTTCAGCTGGACGTCACAG ATCTGCAGGTGGAGACAGAGCAGAGTGTGAAAGAGACAGATTCAGTCACTCTGACATGTAAAAGCAGCTGCTCTCTGCCTCAAAAAACAACATTCATCTGGTTCAGAAACACACAGATATTAACTACAAGAATCATCAGAGAGAATCAGCTTCAGCTGCAATCAGTCAGTCTTCATGATTCAGGAAACTATCAGTGTGCTGTTTCAGGAGAGGAACACCTGATCTCTCCTCCTGTTTATCTTCAAGTAGGAT ATCCTCCAAAGAGTGTCTCAGTGTCCATCAGTCCGTCtgaaatagtggagggagattcagtgactctgatctgcagcagtgactcaaaccctcctgctctgaacttcagctggtttaaggagaatcaaagctcagctgttggatctggacagagtttcATCATCTCCAGCTTTAACTCCAGACACAGCGGACGCTACTATTGTGAGACTCAGAATCAACATGGATCTCAGAGATCAGCGTCTGTTTCAGTCTCTGTTAAAG GGTTTCAGAGAGCTGCTCTGTACACAGTTACTGGGATTGTGGTGGGATGTGGAGGAtttatcttcatcatcatcatcatcatcataatcatcattgtGTTCATTAGGTGA